In Flavobacterium luteolum, the DNA window GTCTGCATGAAGTTTTGTTTCTTTTTAATTAAAATTAGATTTTGCAAATATTCTTGATTAGTCTGATTTGCTTCAATATTTTTATAATTTCCTAATAGTTTGTTGTAAACCAGTAAATAAATCAACATTGCCAAAATCGTCAAGACAATTCCAATTTTAGTCGAAATAAATTGCGGCTGATAATAAAACCAAATAAAGGCAATAAAAGCACAGGTTGCTAAAAGCAGAATATTGGTAAGCCATAAACAACGCAAACTTGTTTTCTTAAACTTATTTATTCGTGCCAGCAAATCGGTCATGTCTGGCTGACTTACGGATTGTTTTTTCCATAAATCTTTAAAATCTATATTGTTATCGTTGTCCATTTTCTTTAAATTTTTGAGTCAGTTTTTCTTTAATTCTATGAATTTTCACTCTAACATTGGCTTCAGAAAGTCCGACGATTTTAGCAATTTCGGTTTGTTTAATATCTTCTAATTCTAACGAAATAATGATACGATCGGTTTCTGGAAGCTCAGCAATACATTTATATAAGAATTGAATCTGAGGTTCTAATGATGTTTGTTTTTCTTCTGAAAGATGAATCGGCAGTTCTGATTTTGGAAAACGTTTTTGCTTTTCGATCTGTCTCAGACAATTATTGGAAGCAATTCTAAAAATCCAAGTTCCAATAGAAGATTCATTTCTAAAAGTTTCCAACTTCTGCCAGACAATTATAAAAGTTTCTTGTGTTAAATCTTGAGCGGCGTCATAATCATTTACAAATCCCATGCAAAGCCTAAAAATTCTGTCCCAATATGTTTTGTAGATTTCTTCGAATTTCATTTTAAACTTTAATAAAATTATTTAACTGCTCCATGTACCAAGCGGTATCATCGTACATAATAAAATGCAGACCATTTGTGGCATACTGAAAATTTGCCGTTTTTAAATTTTTATACTGATCTTCAATTGCTGGTTTTAAATTTATAAAATAAGATTCTAATAGAATTAAAGCCGGGCATTTAATTTGTGCGATTTTTTCTCTTAAATCGATATTGAAAAAATCACAATACATTTGTCCAAAAGTTGTTCTGTCTGATTTTACACTCCAATCTACCACCATATCCAGCTTAGATGCATCTGCTAAAAGTCTTGGCATGGTCTTTTTTTGCATATCATAAAACTGATCATTGCTCATGCCCGTCATTTGATTTACTGTTGAAGAGCAGTCATTATTTATTTTTGATTTAAAAGCAGAATCATTTAAAGCAGCTAAACAAGGAAGCGCATCTACCACCACAATTTTACTAATCAAATCTGGATAATCTGCCGCAATAGCAAGCGCAAGTCCGCCTCCCATACTATGGCCAATTAAGATTGGTTTTTCAATATTATTTTCTTTGATATAATTGGCAATTCCGTTTTTCCAATTTTCAAACGAAGCATTTGGCTGTGCTTTTCTCCCTGCAAAACCTGCCATTGTAAGTGTATAACAGGTAAAATTATTTTCGAATGCGGCTTTGGTTTCATTCCAAACATCTCCAGAAGATGCAAAACCTGGAATAAATATAATAGATTGATCTCCATTTCCAGTTTTTAAAACCTCAAACGGAAATTGTTTTGTTTGTCCGAAAACATTTAGACATAATGCTGAGAATAAGAATGCGATAATTAAGATGATATACTTTTTCATTTTTAATAGTTTTAAGTTGTTAATTAAATCGGATCCATGCTTTTGATACGACAACTATTAAAATGTTACAACTCAGATTATTTTTTTATGAAAAAATTACTAATTCTAATGTTTGTGGAGTTTTTAACCGCAAAGGGCGCAAAGGTTTACGCAAAGAACGCGAGTTTTTTTGCTCGCAAAGACGCGAAGTCGCGAAGTTTTTTTTCCCAATCTTGTCATTTCGACGAAGGAGAAATCTTCGCGAGAAGCTCCGCAATCAAAATCATCAATCTTTGTAGAGTTACTTGTGGAGATTTCTCCTTCGTCGAAATGACAAACTGTACGCATTGTCAGTCTGAGCGAAGTCGAAGACCGCGCGAGAAGCTCCGCAATCTAAATCACCAATCTTTGTAGAGTTACTTATGTGGTCTTCGACTTCGCTCAGACAGACAAAACAAGACATAAAAAAAATCCCAAACCCCAATCGTAAAATTGGAATTTGGAATTTTTATATTGAAATTTTAAAATAATTAACCTACAAGGTTGATGATTTTTCCAGGAACGATAATCACTTTATTTGGTGTTCTTCCGTCTAAGTGTTTTTGTGTTCTTTCGTCTTTCATTACGATTTCTTCGATTTGTGCAGCGGTTAAATCCAAAGGCAATTCGATTGTGAAACGCATTTTTCCGTTGAAAGAAACTGGATATTCTTTGTTAGTCTCTACTAAATGTTTTGCCTCAAAAGCTGGGAAAGCCACTTCTGAAATTGAAGTTGTATGTCCTAACTGTGCCCATAATTCTTCTGCAATGTGAGGAGCATACGGAGAAACCAAAATTGCTAACGGTTCTAAAATCGCTCTAGAAT includes these proteins:
- a CDS encoding RNA polymerase sigma factor, which gives rise to MKFEEIYKTYWDRIFRLCMGFVNDYDAAQDLTQETFIIVWQKLETFRNESSIGTWIFRIASNNCLRQIEKQKRFPKSELPIHLSEEKQTSLEPQIQFLYKCIAELPETDRIIISLELEDIKQTEIAKIVGLSEANVRVKIHRIKEKLTQKFKENGQR
- a CDS encoding alpha/beta fold hydrolase, translated to MKKYIILIIAFLFSALCLNVFGQTKQFPFEVLKTGNGDQSIIFIPGFASSGDVWNETKAAFENNFTCYTLTMAGFAGRKAQPNASFENWKNGIANYIKENNIEKPILIGHSMGGGLALAIAADYPDLISKIVVVDALPCLAALNDSAFKSKINNDCSSTVNQMTGMSNDQFYDMQKKTMPRLLADASKLDMVVDWSVKSDRTTFGQMYCDFFNIDLREKIAQIKCPALILLESYFINLKPAIEDQYKNLKTANFQYATNGLHFIMYDDTAWYMEQLNNFIKV